The nucleotide sequence CCTGATCGATCCCGAGGTGCGCACCTTTCTGCGGGATGTTTACGACCACGCCCTGCAAATCATCGAAATCGTGGAAATGCACCGGGAGCAGGCGGCCGGGTTGAACGACCTCTACATGTCGGCGGTATCGAACCGCATGAACGAAATCATGAAGGTGCTCACCATCATGGCGTCGTTTTTCATCCCGATCACGTTCGTGGCGGGCGTTTACGGTATGAATTTCGAGCACATTCCCGAACTCGGCTGGCACTACAGTTACTACGTCTTCTGGGGCGTGTGTGTCTCGATCGTGGCGTCCCTCGGCGTCTATTTCATCCGTCGCGGTTGGATCGGGAAGAAGTAGGGCGGCACGAGGTGCGCGACCACCGGAGGGGCGGGGAATTGCGACGACGCAGGATAATCGCGCGCGAGCACGCTCCTACATCGGAATCATGGGTAGGAGCGTGCTCGCGCGCGATCCGCGTTGCCTCTAATCCAGCCTCTCAGGTTCTGGAAATCGGCGACCATGTTGCGCACCTACCCGAGCTCAGTTGGCATAACAGTTACTACGTTTGCTGGGACGTAGGTGTATCCATCGTGGGCTCACTGGGGATCTATTTCATCCGTCGCGGTTGGATCGGGAAGAAGGAGGGCAGTGCGAGGTGCGCGACCACCGGAGGGGCGGGGAATTGCGACGAGGCAGGATAATCGCGCGCGAGCGCGCTCCTACATCGGACTCGTGGGTAGGAGCGCGCATCGCGCGCGATCCGCGTTGCCTCTGAGCCGGCCGCGTTGGCTCTGGAATTCGGCGACTACAATTCCCAGACGTAGCTGTGCTTGGAGAGCGCCTTCGGTTTGGCGGCGGTGACTTGCACGACGTCTTCAATGCGGCAGCCACCGAGGCCCGGATAATACAGGCCGGGCTCGACCGTGACGACCGTGCCTTTGCGCAATTTGCGGTGCACGGAGCCAAGGCGCGGGGCTTCGTGGATTTCCAGCCCGAGGCCGTGTCCGGTGCCGTGGAAAAATCCCACCGCGCCGGTCGGCGTGCGCTTGGTTTCGTAACCCAACTCATCGAAGACGCGGTTGGACTCGGCGTGCACGGCATCGGCGAACACCCCGGCTTTGACTTTGGCCAACGCCGCCTTTTGCGCCTTGGCCACCGCATCGACGAGGTCGCGCTGCACGTCGTTGGCGGTGCCCCGCAGGTAGGTGCGCGTCATGTCGCCCCAGTAGCCGGTTTTGAACATGCGGGGGAAAATATCGATGATGATGAGGTCGTGCGGACGCAGCGGGCCGCTGCCGCGACAATGCGGATCACACCCTTGATCACCTCCGGCCACGATGGTGTCGGCCGGGAAACCACCCGCGGCAATACAGGCGGTTTGAATCGCGGTGCGCACCCGTTCGCTGGTGAGCGTCTTGCCGTCGAGCACGAGGCGACGTCCTTTAATTTCGGCGGCGCGGAGCATGGTCTCTGCGGCGGTAAAGCCGGCGGACGCGCAGCGGTTGCCCTCGCGAATGGCTTTGGCTTCGGCGTCGGTCTTGATTTCGCGGCCCGGGAAAACCGCCCCGTCAATGACTTGAATGTCGAAGTCGCGTTCAACGAGTTTGACCAGCAGATGGGAGGGAAACGTTTCCGGCACTTCAAAGCCGGTAATTTTCAACTTCTTGGCGAGCACCGCGATGTGATCAACCGGGGCGGGGGACGCGATCCCGGCGGCTTGGGCGGCGGCCGTGAGTTCCTCCAGGGGAAT is from Synoicihabitans lomoniglobus and encodes:
- a CDS encoding M24 family metallopeptidase; this encodes MPKSALLFFDDTSRNLDLRYFCGFEVHDAFIALQVGRKRIGVLNALEFGRALKESTFDQIIPLEELTAAAQAAGIASPAPVDHIAVLAKKLKITGFEVPETFPSHLLVKLVERDFDIQVIDGAVFPGREIKTDAEAKAIREGNRCASAGFTAAETMLRAAEIKGRRLVLDGKTLTSERVRTAIQTACIAAGGFPADTIVAGGDQGCDPHCRGSGPLRPHDLIIIDIFPRMFKTGYWGDMTRTYLRGTANDVQRDLVDAVAKAQKAALAKVKAGVFADAVHAESNRVFDELGYETKRTPTGAVGFFHGTGHGLGLEIHEAPRLGSVHRKLRKGTVVTVEPGLYYPGLGGCRIEDVVQVTAAKPKALSKHSYVWEL